The following coding sequences are from one Niveibacterium umoris window:
- the rquA gene encoding rhodoquinone biosynthesis methyltransferase RquA, with amino-acid sequence MTNEAIAAQQQPTRKEASTGLPDYMSEVYDWAYVNPKWVRFLDRNAVVSTLLFGNAGRLMRAYLNRIRPGMRVWQVAHVYGDLVRKVAERVGADGHFDVTDVTPIQVSQAKKKLANVAQAQVIEHDASSWGGGPEYDLVCSFFLLHEVPDPLKRAVVDRMLSRVGPNGSLLFVDYHRPAPWQPVGWLLRLVNRYLEPFAYTLWRTDIRDLASTPNAFSWRKRTIFGGVYQIVEVTPLHSASK; translated from the coding sequence ATGACCAACGAAGCCATCGCAGCACAGCAGCAACCCACGCGCAAAGAAGCATCGACTGGCCTCCCTGACTACATGAGCGAGGTTTACGACTGGGCCTACGTGAACCCCAAGTGGGTCCGTTTCCTTGATCGCAACGCGGTCGTCAGCACCCTTCTGTTCGGCAATGCCGGGCGTCTGATGCGCGCATACCTGAACCGGATCCGGCCTGGCATGCGGGTATGGCAAGTGGCGCACGTCTATGGTGATCTGGTGCGCAAGGTGGCCGAACGCGTTGGTGCCGACGGCCATTTTGATGTGACCGACGTGACTCCGATCCAGGTCTCCCAGGCGAAAAAGAAGCTCGCCAATGTTGCGCAGGCCCAGGTCATCGAACATGACGCCTCGTCTTGGGGGGGCGGACCGGAATACGATCTGGTCTGTAGCTTCTTCCTCTTGCACGAGGTGCCTGATCCGCTCAAACGCGCGGTGGTCGACCGCATGCTTAGCCGCGTCGGGCCGAACGGTAGCCTGCTGTTCGTTGACTATCACCGTCCGGCGCCGTGGCAGCCGGTGGGGTGGCTGCTCAGATTGGTGAATCGGTATCTCGAACCCTTCGCCTACACACTGTGGCGGACAGACATTCGCGACCTGGCGAGCACGCCGAACGCGTTCTCCTGGCGCAAGCGCACGATCTTTGGCGGTGTGTACCAGATCGTCGAGGTCACGCCGCTCCACTCCGCGAGTAAATAA
- a CDS encoding HD-GYP domain-containing protein, translating to MSGTTDAHYILPDQLRVGLYIHLDLSWMDHPFSFSSFKIRNDAQIAQVRALGLARIRYSPDRSDCEPAPLVVQAQAESESEPAPETIIANHAEPDPAILAKRERAERLKARRRKFARCERDFMRATHTVKLVNQNLFSRPDWAREETKVMLGKLVESLMQDGDMAINLMADRVGGEDVYVHSLNVAVLSLMLAREQGMSQDELMALGLGAFFHDIGKLDVPPKILLKQEPLTSAENALMKEHVVFGARIGAKMGLSAEVLAVIAQHHEHVDGSGYPRGATGDKLTLLAKIVAIANTYDNLCNPANPQRAMTPHEALALMYAQYRNRFEAAPLNTFIRCLGVYPPGTIVVLNNDAFGMVVSVNSSRPLKPDVLVYDSAIPKEEAIILSLEQETEIQIARTLRPGQLPKTIFEYLSPRKRVAYFFDAHAAAGADEVGEAA from the coding sequence ATGTCGGGAACAACAGACGCGCACTACATCCTTCCCGATCAATTGCGGGTCGGGCTCTACATCCACCTCGACCTGTCGTGGATGGATCATCCGTTCTCGTTCTCCTCGTTCAAGATCCGCAACGATGCGCAGATTGCGCAAGTGCGCGCGCTGGGCCTCGCGCGCATCCGTTACTCGCCGGATCGCAGCGATTGCGAACCCGCGCCGCTGGTAGTGCAGGCTCAAGCCGAATCCGAATCCGAGCCGGCGCCAGAGACCATCATCGCGAATCACGCTGAGCCCGATCCTGCGATTCTGGCAAAGCGCGAACGCGCCGAGCGGCTCAAGGCGCGGCGGCGCAAATTTGCGCGCTGCGAGCGCGACTTTATGCGCGCAACGCACACCGTCAAACTGGTGAACCAGAACCTCTTCTCCCGTCCGGACTGGGCACGTGAGGAGACCAAGGTCATGCTCGGGAAGCTGGTCGAGTCGCTGATGCAGGACGGTGACATGGCGATCAACCTGATGGCGGATCGCGTGGGCGGCGAAGATGTGTACGTCCATTCGTTGAACGTTGCCGTCCTGTCGCTGATGCTCGCGCGGGAACAGGGGATGAGCCAGGATGAGTTGATGGCGCTCGGACTGGGGGCTTTCTTTCACGATATCGGCAAGCTCGATGTACCGCCCAAGATTCTGCTGAAGCAGGAGCCTTTGACCAGCGCCGAAAACGCGCTGATGAAGGAACACGTCGTCTTCGGCGCAAGAATTGGTGCAAAGATGGGCTTGTCGGCAGAAGTGCTGGCGGTGATTGCGCAGCACCATGAACATGTCGATGGCAGCGGCTACCCGCGCGGGGCCACGGGCGACAAGCTGACCTTGTTGGCGAAGATCGTCGCGATTGCCAACACGTACGACAACCTGTGCAACCCGGCGAACCCGCAACGTGCGATGACGCCGCACGAGGCGCTGGCCTTGATGTATGCGCAGTACCGCAACCGGTTCGAAGCGGCTCCGCTGAACACATTCATCCGCTGCCTTGGCGTTTATCCGCCGGGCACGATCGTCGTCCTGAACAATGACGCGTTCGGCATGGTTGTTTCGGTGAACTCGAGTCGCCCGCTCAAGCCTGATGTGCTCGTTTACGACAGCGCGATACCCAAGGAAGAGGCCATCATTCTCAGTCTGGAGCAGGAGACTGAAATCCAGATCGCGCGCACACTGAGGCCCGGGCAACTGCCGAAAACAATCTTCGAATACCTTTCGCCGCGCAAGCGTGTCGCCTACTTCTTTGATGCACACGCTGCGGCAGGCGCCGACGAAGTGGGCGAGGCAGCCTGA
- a CDS encoding acyltransferase — protein MTKRPPLAKKSLARRIVAIAKGCINSLIIGLNTLLVFAAMIPFALLKAAIRTAGVRRVADTVLNALAASWVKINGRWITASQRIRWDVEGIDELKLRGWYLVSSNHQSWVDILVLQKVFDGHIPFLKFFLKKELIYVPVIGLAWWALDFPFMQRKGGMGKGKTDLATTRKACERFKLIPTSVMNFLEGTRFTQEKHFKQRSPYKHLLKPRVGGIATALATMGETFDSLLDVTIVYPPGVPTFWDILSGQMSEVVVRVRPLPIPRDLLGGDYERDAAFRARMQTWVSEMWQAKDQQISDLLARPAPAKSAIG, from the coding sequence ATGACCAAACGCCCCCCGCTCGCCAAAAAATCTCTGGCCCGTCGCATCGTCGCAATCGCCAAGGGCTGCATCAACAGTCTCATCATCGGCCTCAATACCCTGCTGGTCTTCGCGGCGATGATCCCGTTTGCGTTGCTCAAGGCAGCGATTCGCACTGCCGGCGTTCGTCGTGTCGCGGATACCGTGCTCAATGCTCTGGCGGCGAGCTGGGTGAAGATCAACGGCCGATGGATCACCGCCTCACAACGCATCCGGTGGGACGTCGAAGGCATCGACGAACTCAAGTTGCGCGGCTGGTATCTGGTCAGCAGCAACCACCAGAGCTGGGTCGATATCCTGGTGCTGCAAAAGGTCTTCGACGGTCACATCCCCTTCCTCAAGTTCTTCCTGAAGAAGGAATTGATCTACGTGCCGGTCATTGGCTTGGCGTGGTGGGCGCTCGACTTCCCGTTCATGCAGCGCAAGGGCGGCATGGGCAAGGGCAAGACCGATCTGGCAACGACCCGCAAGGCCTGCGAGCGTTTCAAGCTGATTCCGACCTCGGTGATGAACTTCCTCGAAGGTACGCGATTCACCCAGGAAAAGCACTTCAAGCAACGCTCGCCCTACAAGCATCTGCTCAAACCGCGCGTCGGCGGCATCGCGACCGCGCTGGCAACCATGGGCGAGACTTTCGATTCCCTGCTCGACGTGACCATCGTCTATCCGCCGGGGGTGCCGACATTCTGGGACATCCTGTCGGGGCAGATGAGCGAGGTCGTCGTGCGGGTGCGTCCGCTTCCGATCCCGCGTGACCTGCTTGGGGGAGACTACGAGCGCGATGCTGCTTTCCGCGCCCGTATGCAGACCTGGGTCT